In one window of Bradyrhizobium diazoefficiens DNA:
- a CDS encoding enoyl-CoA hydratase codes for MPDLSNETSYADGKILTQAKSGVGVITFNNPDKHNAMSLEMWEGFGEALTNLRDDETVRVVIMRGAGGKAFVSGADISQFEKTRHNAAASEEYGKRSAAQRALLADYPKPTIACIHGFCLGGGMQVAMLADIRIAAHDSQFGIPAARLGIAYGYDGLRHLVSLVGPSWARLLMYTGMRIDSAEALRIGLVERVIPDDQLWGETMAIAETISQNAPLAIKAAKITIAEVLKDESARDMGAIKAVGTACMDSSDFREGRQAFMEKRKPLFSGK; via the coding sequence ATGCCTGACCTCTCCAACGAAACCTCCTACGCCGACGGCAAGATCCTCACGCAGGCCAAGAGCGGCGTCGGCGTGATCACCTTCAACAATCCCGACAAGCACAACGCGATGTCGCTGGAGATGTGGGAAGGATTTGGCGAGGCACTGACGAACCTGCGCGACGACGAGACGGTGCGTGTCGTGATTATGCGGGGCGCGGGCGGCAAGGCGTTCGTGTCCGGCGCCGATATCAGCCAGTTCGAGAAGACGCGTCACAACGCGGCCGCATCCGAAGAATATGGAAAACGCAGCGCCGCCCAGCGCGCGCTGCTCGCCGACTACCCGAAGCCGACGATCGCCTGCATCCATGGCTTTTGTCTCGGCGGTGGCATGCAAGTCGCGATGCTCGCCGACATCCGCATCGCCGCGCATGACAGCCAGTTCGGCATTCCTGCCGCCAGGCTCGGCATCGCCTACGGCTATGACGGCCTGCGTCACCTGGTGTCGCTGGTCGGCCCGTCCTGGGCGCGACTGCTGATGTACACGGGCATGCGCATCGATTCCGCCGAGGCGCTGCGCATTGGCCTTGTCGAACGCGTGATCCCGGACGACCAGCTCTGGGGCGAGACCATGGCGATTGCGGAGACGATCTCGCAGAACGCGCCACTCGCGATCAAGGCCGCCAAGATCACCATTGCAGAGGTGCTGAAGGACGAGAGCGCACGCGACATGGGTGCGATCAAGGCGGTCGGCACGGCCTGCATGGACAGCTCGGATTTCCGCGAGGGCCGGCAGGCTTTCATGGAAAAGCGCAAGCCGCTATTTTCGGGGAAGTGA